From a single bacterium genomic region:
- a CDS encoding PAS domain S-box protein: MSRRFEEKKEAFEILNKELSDLIPLDQRVLRKQQQKSEETHTKTPSTAELKKNVPKEWLDEQAALYDKYKLIERVYKFYRNIIQNMSSCIICMDMTGSITFLNAQAAKTLGYSIEELLGRNLVDIFAEPQTNGQLIDLMLIQNKRFESKEVKLVAKSGAVIPIGFSTSPLIEHDEQLGVIITFRDLTEMNIMRRQVERMDRLATLGELATGIAHEVRNPLGGIKTAAQVLEESFGEGDRRIELVTRIVREIDRVNNLLTDFFKFAKPVKPSREYHDIESIIDAVYLLLAAQLNSKKITFREEFSDIVPKIYADMHQVEQVLMNIFLNAIQAMPQGGELKVKTYMTTVGDSPNLHWSDDIFDKNLQFVAIEVSDTGNGIPTENLEKIFNPFYTTKSEGLGLGLSICSRLVAENNGNIHVDSVVGKGSTFTILLPTR; this comes from the coding sequence ATGAGCCGCAGATTCGAAGAAAAAAAAGAAGCGTTTGAAATTCTCAATAAGGAATTAAGCGACCTTATTCCTCTCGATCAGCGCGTCCTCCGCAAACAACAACAAAAATCCGAAGAAACTCATACCAAAACGCCTTCCACTGCGGAACTCAAGAAAAACGTTCCGAAAGAATGGTTGGATGAGCAAGCTGCGTTGTATGATAAGTACAAGCTTATCGAGCGGGTTTATAAATTTTATCGCAATATTATTCAGAATATGAGCAGCTGCATTATCTGTATGGATATGACGGGCAGCATTACCTTTCTCAACGCCCAGGCAGCTAAAACGCTCGGATATTCTATTGAAGAATTACTTGGACGGAATCTTGTCGATATTTTTGCAGAACCTCAGACGAATGGCCAATTGATCGACCTCATGTTGATCCAAAATAAACGTTTTGAAAGTAAAGAAGTAAAACTTGTAGCGAAGTCCGGAGCGGTCATCCCGATCGGATTCAGTACGTCGCCGCTCATCGAGCACGACGAGCAGCTCGGCGTCATTATTACTTTCCGCGATTTGACTGAAATGAATATTATGCGCCGACAAGTCGAGCGTATGGATCGTTTGGCTACTTTAGGTGAATTGGCGACAGGCATTGCGCATGAAGTGCGAAATCCGCTGGGAGGTATTAAAACAGCGGCGCAAGTTTTGGAGGAATCCTTCGGTGAGGGTGACCGTCGAATCGAATTAGTTACACGGATCGTAAGGGAAATTGACCGGGTTAACAATCTTTTGACCGATTTTTTCAAATTCGCTAAACCGGTCAAACCGTCGCGTGAATATCATGATATTGAATCGATCATCGATGCCGTCTATTTACTTTTAGCCGCTCAACTTAATTCGAAAAAAATTACATTCAGAGAAGAATTCTCGGACATTGTTCCAAAAATTTACGCCGACATGCACCAAGTCGAGCAGGTTCTGATGAATATTTTTCTTAATGCTATCCAGGCTATGCCGCAAGGTGGAGAACTCAAAGTCAAAACTTACATGACCACTGTCGGCGACAGTCCTAATCTGCATTGGTCTGATGATATTTTTGATAAAAATTTACAGTTTGTTGCCATCGAAGTCAGTGACACCGGCAATGGCATTCCGACAGAAAACCTCGAAAAAATATTCAATCCTTTTTATACCACTAAATCCGAAGGACTCGGTTTAGGCCTTTCGATCTGCAGCCGTCTCGTCGCTGAAAACAACGGCAATATTCACGTCGACAGTGTAGTCGGCAAGGGATCGACTTTTACGATTTTGCTTCCAACGCGATAA